The DNA region ttacaacttcaaTAAATTTCACTCATTTCGTGCATATATCATTTCCCCCTTTCcttgaaaagattcatcctcACATATTGTCTTTGATCAAATCTTAGTTTGATTTGTTTGGCATTTGACCTCATTATTGGACCTTGAGGTAGTGTAAGCCCATCACATTTGAGACTCACATCAAATCCACTTAGTGTAAAAACGTAAAACCTAAAGATTGTTTTACATAGTTTCATAactatttatatgattaatattttaatgatccaactgttgaatttatatatataattttacttatcatgcatgtaaattttagATTCAATCTAATATCTCTATCATCTCCATCTAAAATActctatatattatatatttaacagttgaattttttacataaaataaatggttaaaaattttaaagttagatCAAATTTGACTTACATAATCTACATAAATAAACCATGAAATATAATAGTTAAagcattaaaatattaattatataaataattacaaaaGTGTGTAAAACTAGCTGtatttttactatatatatatataaataaattaactcaCCATGTTTCCTTTTTTTCAAATTGGGGATTGTAATTTTTATGGGGATAATTATAGATAATCTGATCATGTGTACACTTAATGGTCTTGAATCATGATATTACTAATTTATGACACAATGAATCAGATTCATTGTAGAATGATATTAAGAATACCTTAATCCTACTTTAAAAAATTCCTAAGCATGCATAAAATATCCTAAACATGGAAGCATTATGTGcatttaacttgtttatattaTTATTCATGATACTTGGAACCCTTTTTCATGATTGCAAAGATGTAGGAAAAGTTGGATCTTTGATTAGATCAGCCATCACTTAAGATCAATACGTCAAAGCCAACCttaaaaaatttaatcctctACTTATATGTTGagaaattttggttaaaatatgatacaagttCCTATACTCTTCCAACAGTTGGAACTTAGTCCCTCTATTCATCTACTTTTCACATTTAAAAATTCAGGGCGAAttgttaatactattaaaattctttcgttaaatttgatggtgtgatattttaaaataaaaaaatactcacttaataGCCACGTAacaaaaaaatgacattgtaataaacttgaatttaatagaaCATTTTTAACAACGTCAACAATTAGacttagatttttaaaatttgaaaaaccaaagggactaaattccaaataatttttaaactatttgaCTTTCTAATTTGAATTCCAATATTGCTTCAATCACGTCCTTTATAACTCTTAAAAAATATTCGTTTCACATTGTTAACAACTAATCACTACAATAATAGTTGACTTTTGTAAACATATTTAATTAAGTAATGTGTTTAACTCAAGATTGAGTTAACACtacaaaagattttttttttttgaatatgttAGCTCTTGGCGTTGAACCCATAAATTGTGGATCATCTACTAACTTAattcttaaactttcattaaattatattttatatatataatatattatgtatGAGTTTAAACCTTAGATGTCATGACCTTGTATAAAGAGCTACCAATGGCTACTTTAATTTTCAAGTGATCAGCTACTGGAAAAGCTTAATTATCTAGAAGCTGCATTCTTTTCGGTGCTCGAGAATATGAAGGTATAGTATAGTACATAGCAATTTATGTTCTTTGTTGATGGAGATGATTACATGTGAAGAAATTTTCGAAGTGATGTCTATCTAATAGTCGGTTGATTTTTTGGTAGAAATTATTTCTCCTGTTGAGAGAGTTAATATACTTtctgaaaaattaaatttatagagTCGAAAGTGCTTCAATTAGTGAACCTGCAAGACTCGAATATAAGGTAGTTACGTGTGAGTAAAACCACCAGGCTTATAACACTCTTACTTACAGCCATAGTATCACTTGGACTACATGGCTGAAGTGAAACCACTCTAAATTGTCACATCACCAAGAGGTTATACCCCCGCCACCACTATGAGACAAGGATGTGAACCAATCCTAGACAACTCGTAGAAAAACCCTCTCGCCTCATTAGAAAGGAAGAGAGGACACTTTTTCTCTCTATCCATCTCCCTAACCACCCTTCTTCAATTCCTCTTAGGGTGAACAGTCTTTTTGCTCCGCCAACTCCTCTCCAATTCCTCTATATCAAcatttttatatacattaaaCTTTCTTCAAATGAAAAATAACATTTTAGGGTCTTCAAAATTGTGATGTTTAAGTTGTGTTTCAAATGTGCAGCAAAAGATAATTCTTAAAGTGTCAATGCATTGCAGCAAATGCCGAAAAAAAGCTTTAAAAGTAGCTGCTGTTGCATATGGTATGTTTTAACAATGAATCTATTGACTCAaccaaataaaaacataattaatgaAACCATTGATTTGTTTTTCTAAGTTCATGTAATGGATTGGCAGGGGTGACATCGGTGGCATTACATGGACCAGAAAAGGACAAGCTAATGATATTAGGTGAAGGGATGGATGCAGCATGTTTGACCGAGGCATTAAGGAAGAAGCTTTGTCATGCAAGCATTGAAATAGTTGAAGAAGTGAAAGATACACCCAAAACAGAAGATAAACCCAAAAAAGAAGATCCACCAAAGCCCAAGTCTCCTCAAATTATAATCTGTCAACCACAGCCGTTTGAATATTATAGAGTGGTTCCTGATCCTACTCCAGCTCCTTGTACTATTATGTGAAACTAAAAGCACACTACTATCAGCAATAAGGTCATGTTGATTAGCAATGTAACTCCAATTATAGGCCTGGTTTTTTTCCCTTATTCTTAGCTCTGTTTTATGTTACCAATGGGTTTGTCTCTATGTATTGTGTGggtttgagtaaattcaatttttttcaaaaaaaattatatgtctATACTCATATATGTTATGTGTTTAGTATAATGTTGAAGAGATGAAATTCCTCTATATGTATACAATATTTCCAGACTATAAGGAAGTGCAAGTGCATGTGCATGTGCATGTGAATCATTGATGATTCATTCAatctttagttttttttgtttaatttcattAGTTTAATTCAGCGCACAGCAAGTGGAAATTGGagataagaatatatatatatattaatttttctattattaaatacattaattttatttttatattattaaaaattttaaataaatttaaattacaacagagtaaatatttatggcttaaaaaataacatttacggttaatcaaaataaatattttaaaagctttttataattctataaatgaaattttatttaaagttaGATTGTGAAAAAAGaatttcaatatcaatttttattttctttttggtaaaaaaaaggaCAGTTTAAAgtgaaaaactcaaaaaattacaCTAGTGACTCAAAACAATAACATAATTCGTCTCAATTAAACTTCTAACTGATTGCGGAGTTCTTCAAACCAATGAATTGATGTGGAATTAGTCACCATACTCTTGACCATATGATCAGCTATATTTTGCAACCTCGGAATATGATGAACAAAGACCTTCCAATTTCGACTAAATAAATTATAGATAATACGCATTTCAGTCAAATGACTATCTACAGCTCCGCAAACTAAAATCAATTCAACTAAGAGAGCACTATTACATTCTACTTCCAACTATCGATAACCTTTCCTCCATGATATGGATATTTctatatcaattttttaacaataaatattaacattatttctattttattttattttattttattaataatataaaatttaaattaatatatttaataataaaattattaatgtatcCAATCCAACTCAACAAAAACTTTCACCGTTAAGAAAGTCAAAAGTAATATAATAGTAAGGGGGGTATAATGGACACGTATGCATTGTCCAGCTCACCACCACGCTCCAagttttatatttcaaatttagtacttttattttcaatattttaatttctttttatcttttcaattttcaaattccgatttaattaataaatttttttaatttattgctataatattttataataaaaatattcagtTGGTAATTTTGTAaccaaaacaaagaaataataaatctgaatttaataaaaaaatttaaaagtattaaattaaaaacaagactaaatttcaacataaaaaatacaaaaacttgaagtatattttgataaattttaaaatatataaagagaAATTATTTCATACACTGTCATTTGAAGTTTTTAGACTCTACAAACACAGTCAAGGGGTTGACAAGTGTCCTATaatagtataataaaatattttaaaaaataaatattttaaaaaaagagacacTTGTCAAAAAAATTAGTGAGAAGatacatgttaattttttaatattgtttgtagaataaaaaaatatattgtcaATGTACCAAATAATCACCCatatatgaatagtaaataaaaaaaactcattaatgttgccgattgagtcttaactcgattacaTGGACATTGTTGTCAATACAAGAAGACGTGAGGTCAAGTGTGTTTGAATCGCATTATCTCCCTATCTATGGATTGGGGAGGGACTATTGATAATTCTAAGCATTGTGTCAAGAAAAGCAGTTTGTGAAGGTTGATTTGAGTGaaattgtttaaattaaaaaattaaacatgttaaattaaaatattattatagtaTAACTAATCTCATGTTAGAATACATatatttgaaatcatatatatttaaataataataataatatactttAGTATggtaaacttgaatc from Gossypium hirsutum isolate 1008001.06 chromosome A04, Gossypium_hirsutum_v2.1, whole genome shotgun sequence includes:
- the LOC107932752 gene encoding heavy metal-associated isoprenylated plant protein 47 gives rise to the protein MKQKIILKVSMHCSKCRKKALKVAAVAYGVTSVALHGPEKDKLMILGEGMDAACLTEALRKKLCHASIEIVEEVKDTPKTEDKPKKEDPPKPKSPQIIICQPQPFEYYRVVPDPTPAPCTIM